The following proteins are encoded in a genomic region of Sneathiella marina:
- the infA gene encoding translation initiation factor IF-1, which yields MAKEELLEFDGTVTELLPNAMFRVILENDHEVLAHTAGKMRKHRIRVLAGDKVTVEMTPYDLTKGRITFRYK from the coding sequence ATGGCTAAAGAAGAACTACTAGAGTTTGATGGTACTGTGACGGAATTACTACCGAATGCTATGTTCCGTGTAATTTTAGAGAATGATCACGAAGTCCTTGCCCATACCGCAGGCAAGATGCGTAAACATCGTATTCGCGTACTTGCGGGTGACAAAGTAACCGTAGAAATGACACCTTACGACTTGACGAAAGGCCGGATCACTTTCCGCTATAAGTAA
- a CDS encoding low molecular weight phosphatase family protein: MSDRPFSDGLPGSVLFACTHNSIRSVMAEVIMKSLYGHAVYVDSAGVLAKDVDGFAVEVLDEIGLDGGNHVAKNFEDLEDSSFDLIISLSAEAHAKAQELTRTTASETEFWNTVDPSLMEGNREMQLNAFRHVRDDLYEKIKARFRTAPAPKV, translated from the coding sequence ATGAGTGATCGTCCGTTTTCCGATGGGCTGCCAGGCAGCGTTCTATTTGCCTGCACCCATAATAGTATTCGATCGGTGATGGCAGAGGTCATTATGAAGAGTCTTTATGGGCACGCAGTTTATGTGGATAGTGCCGGCGTTCTCGCCAAAGATGTTGATGGTTTTGCTGTAGAAGTTCTCGATGAAATTGGCTTGGATGGTGGAAATCATGTTGCCAAGAATTTCGAGGACTTGGAAGACAGCTCATTCGACTTAATTATTTCCTTATCAGCAGAAGCACATGCGAAAGCACAGGAGCTTACCCGGACGACAGCAAGTGAAACGGAGTTTTGGAATACGGTTGATCCATCACTCATGGAAGGAAATCGTGAAATGCAACTGAATGCTTTTCGGCATGTGCGCGATGATCTTTATGAAAAGATCAAAGCACGATTTAGAACTGCTCCTGCGCCAAAAGTATAA